GTCAATAAAAAGTTCGACTATTTCCGGCTGAGCACCGGGGTAAACCTCGCGTCGCATAAGGAAATCCTCGAACTGTCGCTCCCCTCCCCGTTCGACTTCGCCAGGCAGGCGGAGATTTATATCCTCGAGGACGGCAACGAGCACCTGCGTGTCACCGACGAGAAGACGGACTTTGTGCGCGGGCTGTGTATCGCGAGCAAGGGCGGCGTGCTCGCGCTGTTCACGTCGTATATCCGTCTCACCGAGATGTACGGCCGCCTCAAGGACGGCCTGATGGAGCACGGACTCCTCCCGATACGCCAGGGCGACCGCGCGCGGAATATGCTCCTCGATACGATGAAGACCCACGGGTACGGCGTGCTGTTCGCGACATCGAGCTTCTGGGAGGGCATCGACATCCGGGGCGACAACCTCCGCTGCGTCATTATCGAGAAACTCCCGTTCGATAACCCCGAAGACCCGATCTACAGCGCGAAGGTCGCGCTTCTCGACTCGAAGGGCGTGAACTCGTTCATCAGCTTCAGCCTGCCGCGCGCGATACTGCGCCTCAAGCAGGGGATGGGACGGCTCATACGGAGTAAGACCGATAAGGGAGTGATCGCGATTATGGACAACCGCCTGCGGACGAAGAACTATGGGAAGACGGTGCTTAACTCGCTGCCGCCCGCGAAAGTGATGTACGGCGGTGGGAAGTCGCTGATCGCGGAGGCCGTGCGGTTCTTCGGGGAAAGGTTTTTATAGGGTGTATCCCGCCTTGTAAAAACTGATTGAAGCAATTTCTTTCTACCTATTACCCCCTCAGCGTAAAACAAACCGTAAACATTTTCCGGCGCACGTTTGGCGAATCATTAGAGGCTTTACTTTCTTTCCCTCATGGGAAAGAAAGTACCAAAGAAAGCATGCCCCTCCTGAATGCCGCTTAGAAGAAGAAAGGACGCAAAACGTGAAACGCCTAACTCCTCCCCCGCATTCCATCGTAAACTCGGGACAAGTCGCGGGGTCGTCAAACAGAGGCGTTTCTTTTCCGCTTCGCGGAAAATCCGTTTTGCTCAGAAGAAACGCGGCATAAAGTCGGGGAGAAAACAAAGGCAAAAGATAGGGGTCGGGAGAAAAAGGCAAAAATTAGTAAAAAGGGGTGCTTTTCTATCCCTAACTTGCCTTACGCCGAAGGCGGGAGGTATCCCTAATTCAGTGACAAGTGAAAAGTTACAAGTAGAAAGCAAGAGAAATAGTAGAAAAACAGCGCTTCGGCTGCGTTAAATGGAACCCTCGACTTCGCTCGGTCTCCGGTAAGGATAAGCGGGTCAGATTTTCGGGATTTGTACCTGGCCGAGATTTCCCGCGATATAGTCGATGACGCTGCGGGAGGTGGTCGAGACCACATAGGCAAAACGGATCTCCTGATCCTGCGGGACAAGCTGCAATAAGCCCGTGCCCTGCGCGAGGTTCACGAGCACCCCGGCGATAATCAGGAACTGCGCGAGGCCGATCACCCCGCCGAGCAGCGAATCGAGCCACTCGAGTTCGAGGAATTCCACCATGTCGAGCACGAGATAGGTAAGTTTTTTCACGATGAAATAGATGACGATAAAGATGACGATAAAGATGACGATATACCCGATCTGGGAGGGCTGCGCGCCGAACAGGTAAGGCATGAGTATCGGGGCGAGCTTACCCGATGCGAACACTCCCGCGATAATCGCGAGAAGGCTGAAAATCATATAAATAAATCCCTTGGAAAAGCCCCAGATAAAGCCTGCGATAAGTATTGCGAAAACCGCGATATCGACCGGATTCATGCGTCCTCCATGACGTATTCGATCAAATTATCGGAATCGCGGGGCTAT
Above is a window of Brevinematales bacterium DNA encoding:
- a CDS encoding CvpA family protein yields the protein MNPVDIAVFAILIAGFIWGFSKGFIYMIFSLLAIIAGVFASGKLAPILMPYLFGAQPSQIGYIVIFIVIFIVIYFIVKKLTYLVLDMVEFLELEWLDSLLGGVIGLAQFLIIAGVLVNLAQGTGLLQLVPQDQEIRFAYVVSTTSRSVIDYIAGNLGQVQIPKI